From Lutra lutra chromosome 14, mLutLut1.2, whole genome shotgun sequence, a single genomic window includes:
- the LOC125084702 gene encoding cytochrome c oxidase assembly protein COX15 homolog, with protein MQRLLFLPVKAFVGSPCLRLLVPRAAPRTQCGCSCGIRRSLRPGQYSTISEVTLQSGRGTVSLPSKAAERVVGRWLLVCSGTVAGAVILGGVTRLTESGLSMVDWHLIKEMKPPTSQEEWETEFQKYQQFPEFKILNHDMTLAEFKFIWYMEYSHRMWGRLVGLAYILPAAYFWRKGWLSRGMKGRVLALCGLVCFQGLLGWYMVKSGLEEKPDSHDIPRVSQYRLAAHLGSALVLYCASLWTSLSLLLPQHKLPETRQLLWLRRCAHGTAGLVFLTALSGAFVAGLDAGLVYNSFPKMGESWIPEDLFTFSPILKNVFENPTMVQFDHRILGITSVTAVTVLYFLSRRISLPRRTKMAAATLLALAYTQVGLGISTLLMYVPTPLAATHQSGSLALLSVALWLMSELRRVPK; from the exons ATGCAGCGATTACTCTTTCTGCCCGTGAAGGCCTTTGTGGGGAGCCCGTGTCTCCGGCTCCTTGTTCCCAGGGCGGCGCCTAGAACCCAG TGTGGTTGCAGCTGTGGGATCAGGCGCTCCCTGAGGCCAGGGCAGTACAGCACCATCTCTGAAGTAACTTTGCAGTCTGGAAGGGGTACAGTGTCCCTTCCCTCAAAAGCTGCTGAGCGGGTGGTAGGTCGATGGCTCCTGGTCTGCAGTGGAACAGTGGCTGGAGCAGTTATTCTTGGTGGAGTGACTAG GTTGACAGAGTCTGGCCTTTCAATGGTAGACTGGCATTTGATAAAGGAGATGAAGCCACCTACTAGTCAAGAGGAATGGGAAACAGAATTCCAAAAATATCAGCAATTTCCggaatttaaaat CTTGAATCATGATATGACACTGGCTGAATTCAAGTTCATCTGGTACATGGAGTACTCACACCGAATGTGGGGTCGCCTTGTGGGCCTCGCATACATCCTGCCTGCTGCCTACTTTTGGAGAAAGGGCTGGCTCAGCCGTGGCATGAAAGGACGTGTTCTTGCCCTATGTGGGCTAGTCTGCTTCCAG GGTCTGTTGGGATGGTATATGGTGAAAAGTGGATTAGAAGAAAAACCAGACTCCCATGACATCCCTCGAGTCAGTCAGTACCGCCTCGCTGCCCACCTGGGATCAGCTCTTGTTCTTTACTGTGCCAGTTTATGGACTTCACTCTCACTGCTGCTACCTCAGCACAAG ttgcCTGAAACTCGTCAGCTCCTGTGGCTGAGGCGATGTGCTCATGGAACAGCAGGCCTGGTGTTCCTTACCGCACTCTCAG GGGCTTTTGTGGCAGGGCTGGATGCTGGGCTTGTGTACAACTCTTTCCCGAAGATGGGAGAATCTTGGATCCCAGAGGATCTCTTTACCTTCTCTCCCATCCTGAAGAATGTTTTTGAGAATCCCACCATGGTGCAGTTTGATCACCGGATTTTG GGAATCACTTCTGTTACAGCCGTGACAGTGCTCTACTTCCTTTCCCGGAGGATCTCCCTTCCTCGAAGGACCAAGATGGCCGCAGCGACTTTGCTAGCTTTGGCATATACACAG GTGGGCTTGGGCATTAGCACTCTGCTGATGTACGTTCCAACTCCTTTGGCTGCCACTCACCAGTCGGGCTCCCTGGCTCTGCTCAGTGTTGCCCTTTGGCTCATGAGTGAACTCCGAAGAGTCCCAAAATAA